The following are encoded together in the Acidovorax sp. KKS102 genome:
- a CDS encoding SDR family oxidoreductase, whose translation MTGVLWESRRILVTGADGFLGRSVVAALAREGVGTIVAADVREVPAERRLPGVTYRVQDVRDPALAQTLADHAIDSVVHLASIVTPGKGSSREFEYSVDVLGSQNVLDACVATGVKQLVVSSSGAAYGYHADNPAWLRETDALRGNEVFAYSHHKRLVEEMLAQYRTQHPGLAQTVLRIGTILGERVDNQITALFEKPRLLAIRGSESPFVFIWDEDVTGAILHSLRTQRAGCFNLAGDGALPLREIARRLGKPVLELPAGLLRTALAVGSALGVSRYGPEQLDFLRYRPVLLNTALKEVLGYVPGKTSAQAFDAFVAARARQGRPVGAGAAVAAA comes from the coding sequence ATGACCGGCGTGTTGTGGGAAAGCCGCCGCATTCTGGTCACCGGCGCAGACGGCTTTCTGGGCCGCAGCGTGGTGGCTGCACTGGCGCGTGAAGGGGTAGGGACCATCGTGGCGGCTGATGTGCGTGAGGTGCCCGCTGAGCGTCGCCTGCCCGGTGTGACCTACCGGGTGCAGGACGTGCGCGACCCTGCTTTGGCGCAGACGCTGGCGGACCATGCCATCGACAGCGTGGTGCACCTGGCGTCCATCGTCACGCCCGGCAAGGGCTCCAGCCGCGAGTTTGAATATTCGGTGGACGTGCTGGGCAGCCAGAACGTGCTGGACGCCTGTGTGGCCACTGGCGTGAAGCAGCTGGTCGTCAGCTCCAGCGGCGCGGCGTACGGTTACCACGCTGACAACCCCGCATGGTTGCGCGAGACCGACGCGCTGCGGGGCAACGAGGTGTTTGCCTATTCACACCACAAGCGGCTGGTGGAAGAGATGCTGGCGCAATACCGCACGCAGCACCCGGGGCTGGCGCAAACGGTGCTGCGCATCGGCACCATCCTGGGTGAGCGGGTGGACAACCAGATCACCGCCTTGTTTGAAAAGCCGCGCCTGCTCGCCATCCGGGGCAGCGAGAGCCCGTTTGTCTTCATCTGGGACGAAGACGTGACTGGCGCCATCCTGCATTCGCTGCGCACGCAGCGGGCGGGCTGCTTCAACCTGGCGGGCGATGGTGCTTTGCCTCTGCGCGAGATCGCCCGGCGCCTGGGCAAACCCGTGCTGGAACTGCCCGCCGGGCTGCTGCGCACGGCGCTGGCCGTGGGCTCCGCGCTCGGTGTCAGCCGCTACGGACCCGAGCAGCTCGACTTTTTGCGCTACCGGCCCGTGCTGCTGAACACAGCACTCAAGGAGGTGCTGGGCTATGTGCCGGGCAAAACCAGCGCCCAGGCGTTCGACGCCTTTGTCGCTGCCCGGGCGCGGCAGGGCCGTCCGGTGGGTGCGGGCGCTGCGGTGGCGGCAGCATGA
- a CDS encoding bile acid:sodium symporter family protein, with the protein MLPVDEIRLNFNPASLVVLNGVLGFLMFGIALDTRVADFKRVLRMPGAMAVGIAAQFIVLPAVTFALTLLLKPGPSIALGMILVACCPPGNVSNILTHRAGGNVALSVSMTAISNALAIVLMPLNFAFWGGMHPTAAPLLRSIALDPLEMAGHIVVIIGLPFVLGILCAEKLPRLTQRVNKPVRILSFLCLIGFIVGAVAGNWRYFLDYVGLVLLAVALHDALAFGTGYACARLSGLPDYDRRAVSIEVGIRNAGLGLVLIFSFFGGLGGMAVVAGVWGFWDIIAGLTLAGWWGRRPAQIPPADTLREQRT; encoded by the coding sequence ATGCTGCCCGTAGACGAAATACGCCTCAACTTCAACCCCGCGTCGCTGGTGGTGCTCAATGGGGTGCTGGGTTTTCTCATGTTCGGCATTGCGCTGGATACGCGCGTGGCCGACTTCAAGCGCGTGCTGCGCATGCCGGGTGCCATGGCGGTAGGCATTGCCGCGCAGTTCATCGTGTTGCCTGCGGTAACCTTTGCGCTCACGCTGCTGCTCAAGCCCGGGCCCAGCATTGCGCTGGGCATGATCCTGGTGGCCTGCTGTCCGCCCGGCAATGTGAGCAATATCCTCACCCACCGCGCGGGGGGCAATGTGGCGCTGTCGGTGTCGATGACGGCCATCTCCAACGCGCTGGCCATCGTGCTCATGCCGCTCAACTTTGCGTTCTGGGGTGGCATGCACCCCACGGCGGCGCCGCTGCTGCGCAGCATTGCGCTCGACCCGCTGGAAATGGCAGGGCACATCGTGGTGATCATTGGGCTGCCCTTTGTGCTGGGCATCCTCTGTGCCGAAAAGCTGCCGCGCCTCACACAGCGCGTGAACAAGCCCGTGCGCATCCTCAGCTTTCTGTGCCTCATCGGCTTCATCGTGGGCGCGGTGGCGGGCAACTGGCGCTACTTTCTCGACTACGTGGGCCTGGTGCTGCTGGCTGTGGCACTGCACGATGCGCTGGCCTTCGGCACCGGCTACGCCTGCGCGCGGCTCAGTGGCTTGCCCGACTACGACCGGCGTGCGGTGAGCATTGAGGTGGGCATTCGCAATGCAGGCCTGGGCCTGGTGCTGATCTTCAGCTTCTTTGGCGGGCTGGGCGGCATGGCCGTGGTGGCGGGCGTGTGGGGCTTCTGGGACATCATCGCGGGGCTGACTTTGGCGGGCTGGTGGGGGCGCAGGCCGGCGCAGATACCGCCGGCCGACACCCTCCGGGAGCAGCGCACATGA
- a CDS encoding NAD(P)/FAD-dependent oxidoreductase — translation MTTTTTMPETSPATPAAHDLRGHIALIGAGPSGLAAARNLQKLGVPFQGFEAHTDVGGLWNIDNPRSTVYESAHLISSKHTTEFTEFPMRPEVADYPSHRDMRQYFFDFAEHFGLRQHYWFGTRVLRVEPVGEGAAPLWRVTWTQQGGPAQTAEFKGVVIANGTLAEPSMPRFEGHFDGELLHTSAYKSAELFKGKRVLVVGAGNSGCDIAVDAVHYARSVDISVRRGYYFVPKYVFGKPADTLGGKFKMPPWLKQKVDSVVLQWFTGDPARFGLPKPDYKMYESHPVVNSLVLHHLGHGDIHVKPDIARFEGHTVHFKNGSAQDYDLVLCATGYKLHYPFIDHSLLNWQGMAPQLYLNILSPRFDNLAVMGMIEASGIGWQGRYEQAELVARFFKAQAEGSPRAEALRKAKAGPPPDLSGGFKYLQLERMAYYVHKDTYRNAVRAAAAALE, via the coding sequence ATGACGACAACAACAACGATGCCGGAGACAAGCCCTGCAACGCCCGCAGCGCATGACCTGCGCGGTCACATCGCCCTCATCGGCGCCGGCCCCAGCGGGCTGGCCGCCGCGCGCAACCTGCAGAAGCTGGGTGTGCCTTTTCAGGGCTTTGAAGCGCACACCGATGTGGGAGGGCTGTGGAACATCGACAACCCGCGCAGCACCGTTTACGAATCGGCGCACCTGATTTCGAGCAAGCACACCACGGAGTTCACCGAGTTCCCCATGCGCCCCGAGGTGGCCGACTACCCAAGCCACCGGGACATGCGCCAGTATTTCTTCGACTTTGCAGAGCACTTTGGCCTGCGCCAGCACTACTGGTTTGGCACGCGCGTGCTCCGGGTCGAGCCGGTGGGCGAGGGCGCTGCGCCGCTGTGGCGCGTGACGTGGACGCAGCAAGGTGGCCCCGCGCAAACCGCAGAGTTCAAGGGCGTGGTGATTGCCAACGGCACGCTGGCCGAACCCAGCATGCCCCGCTTTGAGGGGCACTTTGACGGGGAGCTGCTGCACACCAGCGCCTACAAAAGTGCCGAGCTGTTCAAGGGCAAGCGCGTGCTGGTGGTGGGCGCGGGCAACTCGGGCTGCGACATTGCCGTGGACGCGGTGCACTACGCGCGCAGCGTGGACATCTCGGTGCGGCGCGGCTATTACTTTGTGCCCAAGTATGTGTTCGGCAAGCCTGCAGACACGCTGGGCGGCAAGTTCAAGATGCCGCCCTGGCTCAAGCAGAAGGTGGACAGCGTGGTGCTGCAATGGTTCACCGGCGACCCTGCGCGCTTTGGCTTGCCCAAGCCCGACTACAAGATGTACGAGTCGCACCCGGTGGTCAACTCGCTGGTGCTGCACCATCTGGGCCATGGCGACATCCACGTCAAACCCGACATCGCGCGTTTCGAAGGCCACACGGTGCACTTCAAGAACGGCAGCGCGCAGGACTACGACCTGGTGCTCTGCGCCACCGGGTACAAGCTGCATTACCCCTTCATCGACCACAGCCTGCTCAACTGGCAGGGCATGGCGCCGCAGCTCTACCTCAACATCCTGTCACCCCGGTTCGACAACCTGGCCGTGATGGGCATGATCGAGGCCAGCGGCATCGGCTGGCAGGGCCGCTATGAACAAGCGGAGCTGGTGGCGCGCTTCTTCAAGGCGCAGGCCGAGGGCTCGCCGCGCGCCGAGGCCCTGCGAAAGGCCAAGGCCGGGCCGCCGCCCGATCTGTCGGGTGGCTTCAAGTACCTCCAGCTCGAACGCATGGCGTACTACGTGCACAAGGACACCTACCGCAACGCGGTGCGCGCTGCCGCCGCAGCCCTGGAATGA
- a CDS encoding SDR family oxidoreductase: MTASFQNVVLTGACGGLGHALARELIGQGAAMALVGLNRPVLETLAALAPERCTVYTPDVADTTAMQAMAADWMGRRGTPDLVIANAGVAGGFDTAQADDLAVMRRMLEINLLGAATTFQPFVAALRAQRRGALVGVASIAGWRGMPGNGAYCASKGGLIRYLESLRAELRSDSIVVSTVSPGYLRTALTAGNRFAMPGLLEPEDAARALLAAVARGRTHIVLPARIGWLARLLNLLPDALHDRLLLGQPRKPRVGEAGATAIPGLPVRADKNIDT; this comes from the coding sequence ATGACCGCCTCTTTCCAGAACGTAGTGCTCACCGGCGCCTGTGGCGGGCTGGGCCATGCGCTGGCGCGCGAGCTGATCGGCCAGGGCGCTGCCATGGCGCTGGTAGGCCTGAACCGGCCCGTGCTGGAGACCCTGGCCGCGCTGGCGCCAGAGCGCTGCACCGTCTATACGCCCGATGTAGCCGACACCACCGCGATGCAGGCCATGGCCGCCGACTGGATGGGCCGCCGGGGGACGCCTGACCTCGTCATCGCCAATGCGGGGGTGGCCGGTGGTTTTGACACCGCCCAGGCCGACGACCTGGCCGTGATGCGGCGCATGCTGGAGATCAACCTGCTGGGCGCTGCCACCACCTTCCAGCCCTTTGTGGCAGCCCTGCGCGCGCAGCGGCGCGGCGCGCTGGTGGGTGTGGCCAGCATTGCGGGCTGGCGGGGCATGCCGGGCAACGGTGCGTACTGCGCCAGTAAGGGTGGGCTGATCCGTTACCTGGAGAGTCTGCGTGCCGAGCTGCGCAGCGATTCCATCGTGGTGAGCACGGTCAGCCCCGGCTATCTGCGCACCGCGCTCACCGCAGGCAACCGTTTTGCCATGCCCGGCCTGTTGGAGCCCGAGGACGCGGCGCGAGCCTTGCTGGCCGCTGTGGCCCGGGGGCGCACCCACATCGTGCTGCCCGCGCGCATCGGCTGGCTGGCGCGCCTGTTGAACCTGTTGCCCGACGCCCTGCACGACCGGCTGCTGCTGGGCCAGCCGCGCAAGCCGCGCGTGGGCGAGGCGGGGGCCACCGCCATTCCGGGGCTGCCCGTGCGCGCCGACAAGAACATCGACACCTGA
- a CDS encoding IclR family transcriptional regulator produces the protein MANTPPSLRLFELLETMCAHGQPFSLGDAIEATGWPKPSVHRMLGQLEAGGLLAREPDGRRYTPAPRLLRLAESTLSAGTQPGVRHAVLRQLVADIGESCNLTALSGAEVIYLDRVESAFPLRMELRPGTRVPIHCSASGKLFLAHLSPARRAAILDGLPLTRHTATTLTDRAALEAELEQILRQGYATDAEEFVDGLVCVAVPVLAGGRRQVRSAVALQAPSARMPLTRALQLVPRLGEAAQALGRTWA, from the coding sequence ATGGCCAACACACCGCCCAGCCTGCGCCTGTTTGAACTGCTGGAAACGATGTGCGCGCACGGCCAGCCCTTCAGCCTGGGCGATGCCATCGAGGCCACCGGCTGGCCCAAGCCCAGCGTGCATCGCATGCTGGGCCAGCTGGAAGCAGGCGGCCTGCTGGCACGCGAGCCCGACGGGCGGCGCTACACCCCCGCCCCGCGCCTGCTGCGCCTGGCAGAAAGCACGCTGAGCGCGGGCACCCAGCCTGGGGTGCGCCACGCAGTGCTGCGGCAACTGGTGGCCGACATTGGCGAAAGCTGCAACCTCACGGCGTTGAGCGGCGCTGAAGTGATCTACCTGGACCGGGTGGAGTCAGCCTTTCCGCTGCGCATGGAACTGCGGCCCGGCACCCGCGTGCCCATCCACTGCTCGGCCAGCGGCAAGCTGTTTCTGGCCCACCTGTCGCCCGCACGCCGGGCCGCCATCCTCGACGGTCTGCCCCTCACCCGCCACACCGCCACCACCCTCACCGACCGCGCCGCGCTGGAGGCCGAGCTGGAGCAGATCCTGCGGCAAGGCTATGCCACCGATGCCGAGGAGTTTGTGGACGGCCTCGTCTGTGTGGCCGTGCCCGTGTTGGCCGGTGGGCGGCGCCAGGTGCGCAGCGCCGTGGCCCTGCAGGCACCCTCTGCCCGCATGCCACTGACGCGGGCGCTGCAACTGGTGCCCCGGCTGGGAGAGGCCGCACAGGCGCTGGGCCGGACCTGGGCTTGA
- a CDS encoding MBL fold metallo-hydrolase gives MLSRRHFLGASLATTVYAAGSFVPVWAQNAPNFGTPTLPSPGFKRMKVGDVEVIALNDGITRRPLGEEFVKNAPLAEVRALLASQNLPTDYIDVPYTPFLVVAGARKILIDTGLGEFGGPTTGKLLDSLRAAGMQASDIDTVLISHFHGDHINGLRNKAGEWTFPKAKVMVPAAEHAFWMDDARMAAAPAGMKGAFENARRTFATMPADTLVRFEAGNEVAPGIQSVAAYGHTPGHTLFELKSAGQNFFYVADLTNVPALFARNPDWAVTFDMDAEAARKVRREVFARITASNAMLGGFHFPFPAFGRMAASGNGYAFQPAA, from the coding sequence ATGCTGTCACGCCGTCACTTCCTGGGCGCGAGCCTGGCCACCACCGTTTACGCTGCGGGCTCATTTGTGCCCGTCTGGGCTCAGAACGCCCCCAACTTTGGTACGCCCACCCTGCCCAGCCCAGGCTTCAAGCGCATGAAGGTGGGCGATGTGGAAGTGATTGCACTGAACGACGGCATCACGCGCCGCCCCCTGGGCGAAGAGTTTGTGAAGAACGCGCCGCTGGCCGAAGTGCGTGCGCTGCTCGCATCGCAGAACCTGCCCACCGACTACATCGACGTGCCCTACACTCCGTTCCTGGTGGTGGCGGGGGCGCGCAAGATCCTCATCGATACCGGGCTGGGCGAGTTTGGCGGCCCCACCACCGGCAAGCTGCTCGACAGCCTGCGTGCCGCTGGCATGCAGGCTTCGGACATCGACACCGTGCTCATCAGCCACTTCCATGGGGACCACATCAACGGTCTGCGCAACAAGGCGGGCGAATGGACCTTCCCCAAGGCCAAGGTGATGGTGCCGGCGGCGGAACACGCCTTCTGGATGGACGATGCGCGCATGGCGGCGGCCCCCGCCGGCATGAAGGGCGCGTTCGAAAACGCACGCCGCACCTTTGCCACCATGCCGGCCGACACGCTGGTGCGTTTTGAAGCGGGCAACGAAGTGGCGCCGGGCATCCAGTCGGTGGCCGCTTATGGCCACACACCTGGCCACACGCTGTTTGAGCTGAAGTCGGCAGGCCAGAACTTCTTCTATGTGGCAGACCTGACCAACGTGCCCGCGCTGTTCGCGCGCAACCCCGACTGGGCCGTTACCTTTGACATGGATGCCGAGGCAGCCCGCAAGGTACGGCGCGAAGTGTTTGCCCGCATCACCGCCAGCAACGCCATGCTGGGTGGCTTCCACTTCCCGTTCCCCGCGTTTGGCCGCATGGCGGCATCGGGCAATGGCTATGCCTTCCAGCCTGCGGCCTGA
- a CDS encoding histidine phosphatase family protein: MPSSLRPDTDTDAAGGTAGADGARLTRRTLLGRGASGAVGGVLGIAALQSWAAQEAGAEALLRQGGVVALFRHALAPGTFDPPGFRLGDCGTQRNLSDEGRAQARRIGEWFQARQLQPAKVLSSPWCRCIDTATLAFGAPQVWAPLGSPRGYPETTGAAHLRALRDALATASARSGRFEVWVSHMFVQADLAQDSTRSGEALILRQQGGAAPQVLARWALPG; this comes from the coding sequence ATGCCTTCCAGCCTGCGGCCTGATACAGACACCGACGCTGCCGGGGGTACGGCGGGTGCGGACGGCGCACGCCTCACGCGGCGCACCCTGCTGGGCAGGGGCGCGTCGGGCGCCGTGGGTGGCGTCCTGGGTATCGCGGCCTTGCAAAGCTGGGCCGCTCAGGAGGCGGGAGCAGAAGCCTTGCTGCGCCAGGGCGGCGTGGTCGCGCTGTTCCGCCACGCGCTGGCCCCTGGCACGTTCGATCCGCCAGGGTTCCGTCTGGGCGACTGCGGCACCCAGCGCAACCTGAGCGACGAAGGCCGGGCCCAGGCGCGCCGCATTGGCGAATGGTTTCAGGCGCGGCAGTTGCAGCCAGCCAAGGTGTTGTCCAGCCCCTGGTGCCGGTGCATCGACACCGCCACGCTGGCCTTTGGCGCACCCCAGGTCTGGGCGCCGCTGGGCTCGCCCCGGGGCTATCCCGAGACGACCGGAGCGGCCCATCTCCGCGCTCTGCGCGACGCGCTGGCCACCGCCTCCGCACGCAGCGGCCGGTTTGAAGTGTGGGTGAGCCACATGTTTGTACAGGCCGACCTGGCGCAGGACAGCACGCGCTCTGGCGAGGCTCTCATATTGCGCCAACAGGGTGGCGCTGCCCCTCAGGTTCTGGCGCGATGGGCCCTGCCCGGCTGA
- a CDS encoding PAS domain S-box protein: protein MAALQPLSRRWARLRAWVLQTSHLVLVIGGLSALAALVGVGALAVNDFRTVRISHQNHAAMLARVLEDQATRTIQTAELALESLATSPALTAVASEPRRMQDALGQALAALSFLRGLAVVDAGGRVIASTLPGDAESFVDLAQLGPPVAVGRTVQGGLTPGRSLQSVRLGGKAVAAPAGVAFIPVMHGYKTEAGQVLVLVALVNPDSLSNFQHLTLESEIFDSVVTAYNGLVLATSGAAAALAGTRVNHIPVFSQFLPRQEHATYLGAGVLGERQIVSFRASAALPLVVVVETSYQAVVKSWLADARALLGIGLALVALVLVLTVAIWRGIRTRERARLAIDAAQARIARNERDLSVLMRSVQELIFRTDAQGVITYVNAHWTVMTGTSPDRAIGKRLHDLVEPQSRNEVVRAIDPRSPDGVRVCQVLSRSAAGKEMTFKVAVVPLVASGRVIGFAGSAVDETERWMAQQQLQAQIAFQDLLLETNPLPISVTDAQDRFVRVNKAWEEYKGRERVTVLGKAVAECLPPDEVKVHQSANKQLLRWGGRTLVETQVRHGDGSRRDTRLAKAAIADEHGQVTGVLTILMDVSEFREAERATQEARDAAEEASRAKSEFVANMSHELRTPLQSILGFAELGMLRGRTQPKLAGMFEDIHSAGQRMLTLVNDLLEVSKLESTVGTFHMERIDLRGVVRPVIRELEPLLERSHLMMDLRMPDLPLVAKADPLRFQQVIRNVVANAIKFSPPGSTITLEGYADPQGQTHLVVRDEGPGIPPSELHSIFEAFVQSSKTKDGSGGTGLGLAICRKIVEAMGGRIFAENVPASGAAFHIILPARGQAETMPAPLE from the coding sequence ATGGCAGCTCTTCAGCCTCTCTCCCGGCGCTGGGCTCGACTGCGCGCGTGGGTGTTGCAGACCAGCCACCTGGTCCTGGTCATCGGGGGGCTGTCGGCATTGGCGGCGTTGGTGGGGGTGGGTGCGTTGGCCGTGAACGACTTTCGCACGGTGCGCATCAGCCACCAGAACCATGCAGCCATGCTGGCCCGGGTGCTGGAGGACCAGGCCACGCGCACCATACAGACGGCCGAGCTGGCATTGGAGTCACTGGCTACATCGCCCGCCCTCACGGCTGTGGCCTCCGAGCCCCGGCGCATGCAGGACGCCCTGGGACAGGCACTGGCTGCGCTTTCGTTTCTCCGGGGGCTGGCCGTCGTGGACGCAGGGGGGCGAGTGATCGCAAGCACATTGCCGGGCGATGCTGAGAGTTTTGTGGACCTGGCCCAGTTGGGCCCGCCGGTGGCGGTGGGGCGGACGGTGCAGGGCGGCCTCACGCCGGGCCGCAGTCTGCAAAGCGTGCGCCTGGGGGGCAAAGCGGTGGCAGCGCCTGCCGGGGTGGCTTTCATCCCTGTGATGCATGGCTACAAAACGGAAGCCGGGCAAGTGCTGGTGCTGGTGGCCTTGGTCAACCCTGATTCACTGTCCAACTTTCAGCACCTCACGCTGGAGTCCGAGATTTTTGATTCCGTGGTGACGGCATACAACGGCCTGGTGCTGGCGACCTCGGGGGCAGCGGCGGCACTCGCGGGCACGCGGGTGAATCACATCCCCGTGTTCAGCCAGTTCTTGCCCCGGCAGGAACATGCCACCTACCTGGGCGCGGGTGTGCTGGGTGAGCGGCAGATCGTCAGCTTTCGAGCCTCGGCCGCCTTGCCGCTCGTGGTGGTGGTGGAGACCTCGTACCAGGCCGTTGTGAAGAGCTGGCTGGCGGACGCCAGAGCGTTGCTCGGCATCGGCCTGGCCCTGGTGGCGCTGGTGCTGGTGTTGACCGTTGCGATATGGCGGGGCATCCGCACCCGTGAGCGGGCGCGGCTGGCCATTGATGCGGCGCAAGCCCGTATTGCCCGTAACGAGCGGGACCTGTCGGTGCTCATGCGCAGCGTGCAGGAGCTGATCTTTCGCACCGATGCCCAGGGCGTGATCACCTATGTGAACGCCCACTGGACCGTCATGACGGGCACGTCCCCCGACCGCGCCATTGGCAAGCGCCTGCACGATCTGGTGGAGCCGCAAAGCCGCAACGAGGTGGTGCGGGCCATCGATCCGCGATCGCCCGATGGCGTGCGGGTGTGCCAGGTGCTGTCCCGCTCTGCGGCGGGCAAGGAAATGACATTCAAGGTGGCGGTGGTGCCCTTGGTGGCGTCCGGGCGCGTGATCGGTTTTGCAGGCAGCGCGGTGGATGAAACCGAACGCTGGATGGCCCAGCAGCAGCTGCAGGCGCAGATCGCTTTCCAGGATCTGCTACTGGAGACCAATCCGCTGCCCATCTCCGTGACCGATGCGCAGGACCGCTTTGTGCGCGTGAACAAGGCGTGGGAGGAATACAAGGGCCGCGAGCGCGTCACCGTGCTGGGCAAGGCTGTGGCCGAATGCCTGCCCCCTGACGAAGTCAAGGTACACCAGTCGGCCAACAAGCAGTTGCTGCGTTGGGGCGGACGGACGCTGGTGGAAACACAGGTGCGCCATGGGGACGGATCGCGCCGCGATACGCGCCTGGCCAAGGCGGCCATTGCGGATGAACATGGCCAGGTCACCGGCGTGCTCACCATCCTGATGGATGTGAGCGAGTTCCGCGAGGCCGAGCGCGCCACTCAAGAAGCGCGTGATGCGGCCGAAGAGGCGTCACGTGCCAAGTCGGAGTTCGTGGCCAACATGAGCCACGAGCTGCGCACGCCGCTGCAATCCATTCTGGGCTTTGCCGAGCTGGGCATGTTGCGTGGCCGCACCCAGCCCAAGCTGGCGGGCATGTTTGAAGACATCCATTCCGCAGGCCAGCGCATGCTCACGCTGGTGAACGACTTGCTGGAGGTCTCCAAGCTGGAGAGTACGGTGGGGACCTTCCACATGGAGCGCATCGACTTGCGCGGTGTGGTGCGCCCCGTGATCCGCGAACTGGAGCCCTTGCTGGAGCGTAGCCATCTGATGATGGACTTGCGCATGCCCGACCTTCCGCTGGTGGCCAAGGCCGACCCGCTGCGCTTTCAGCAGGTGATCCGAAATGTGGTGGCCAACGCGATCAAGTTTTCCCCGCCTGGAAGCACCATCACGCTGGAGGGCTACGCGGACCCCCAGGGCCAGACGCACCTGGTGGTGCGCGACGAAGGCCCGGGCATTCCCCCGTCAGAGCTGCACAGTATTTTTGAAGCCTTTGTGCAGTCCAGCAAAACCAAGGATGGTTCGGGCGGCACCGGCCTGGGCTTGGCCATTTGCCGCAAGATCGTCGAGGCCATGGGTGGGCGGATCTTCGCCGAGAACGTGCCCGCCAGCGGCGCCGCGTTCCACATCATTCTCCCCGCCAGAGGCCAGGCGGAAACCATGCCCGCACCGCTGGAATGA
- a CDS encoding ABC transporter substrate-binding protein — protein MMMTMMQWLKPGARAITRLLLAACATSALAGPVADRVQSQSVLRVCVWPDYYGVTFRHPRTQQLGGIDIDLSGELARDLKARVEYVDSSFPTLIDDLNQDRCDVAMFAIGMLPQRMEKLAFTQPYMRSDIYGITTKTNTVIKQWADIDKPGVLVGVQAGTFMEPIMAQRLKQATLVRIQLPATRERELTAGRIDVFMTDYPYSRRLMDNADWARLIESPEPFSVLPYGYAVKRGDAAWLATVEAFVARIKADGRLQRAASQNGLSAIVVR, from the coding sequence ATGATGATGACGATGATGCAGTGGCTGAAACCGGGGGCACGTGCCATCACCCGCCTGCTGCTGGCGGCGTGCGCCACCAGCGCGCTGGCAGGGCCTGTGGCCGACCGGGTCCAGAGCCAGTCGGTGCTGCGCGTGTGTGTGTGGCCGGACTACTACGGCGTGACCTTTCGCCACCCGCGCACGCAGCAGCTGGGCGGCATCGACATTGACCTGTCGGGCGAGCTGGCGCGCGATCTCAAGGCCCGGGTCGAATACGTGGACTCTTCCTTTCCCACCCTCATTGATGACCTGAACCAGGACCGTTGTGACGTGGCCATGTTCGCCATTGGCATGCTGCCCCAGCGCATGGAGAAGCTGGCTTTCACCCAGCCCTATATGCGCAGCGACATCTACGGCATCACAACCAAGACCAACACGGTCATCAAGCAGTGGGCCGACATCGACAAGCCGGGCGTGCTGGTGGGTGTGCAGGCAGGCACGTTCATGGAGCCCATCATGGCCCAGCGCCTCAAGCAGGCCACGCTGGTGCGCATCCAGTTGCCCGCAACCCGGGAGCGCGAACTGACGGCCGGGCGCATTGACGTGTTCATGACCGACTACCCCTACAGCCGGCGCCTGATGGACAACGCCGACTGGGCCCGGCTCATCGAGTCGCCCGAACCGTTCTCGGTGCTGCCCTACGGCTATGCGGTCAAGCGCGGCGACGCGGCGTGGCTGGCCACGGTCGAGGCCTTTGTAGCCCGTATCAAGGCAGATGGCCGCCTGCAGCGTGCGGCCTCCCAGAACGGCCTGAGCGCCATCGTGGTGCGCTGA
- a CDS encoding HD-GYP domain-containing protein — protein sequence MERFVRDFGRMYRERNEALREVTRAHHAALLHLSAAADLKDDDTGVHIVRIGYLAEALALALGQTVGYARMLRKAAPMHDIGKIGTPDSVLKKPGKLTPEERQTMNCHAAMGAEILGRSQIPVFRMAAEVALTHHERYDGQGYPAGLAGDAIPLSGRITAVVDFFDALTMDRVYRPAFTVPVALEMLAAERGRAFDPVIVDTFLAHAAAIDALRCKITQECPSFDALIDAP from the coding sequence ATGGAGCGTTTTGTGCGTGACTTTGGCCGCATGTACCGGGAGCGCAACGAAGCGCTGCGCGAGGTCACCCGCGCGCACCACGCGGCACTGCTGCACCTGTCGGCCGCCGCAGACCTCAAAGACGATGACACCGGCGTGCACATCGTGCGCATCGGCTATCTGGCCGAGGCACTGGCCCTCGCGCTGGGGCAGACGGTGGGCTACGCCCGCATGCTGCGCAAGGCGGCGCCCATGCATGACATCGGCAAGATCGGCACCCCGGACAGCGTGCTCAAGAAGCCCGGCAAGCTCACCCCGGAAGAGCGCCAGACCATGAACTGCCATGCCGCCATGGGTGCCGAGATCCTCGGGCGTTCGCAGATTCCCGTCTTTCGCATGGCGGCCGAGGTGGCGCTCACGCACCACGAACGCTACGACGGCCAGGGCTACCCTGCAGGCCTGGCGGGCGATGCCATTCCGCTGTCGGGCCGCATCACGGCCGTGGTGGACTTTTTTGACGCACTGACGATGGACCGGGTGTATCGCCCCGCCTTCACCGTGCCGGTGGCGCTGGAGATGCTGGCAGCCGAGCGTGGGCGCGCGTTTGACCCGGTGATCGTGGACACGTTTTTGGCGCATGCTGCGGCCATTGACGCACTGCGGTGCAAGATCACGCAGGAATGCCCGTCGTTCGATGCACTGATCGATGCGCCCTGA